AACAACGCGTTAGAGGAACGATTTTATTAGAGGCGCTGCTGGCTTTGGCTGTTTTTGCGACAATTGTGACCCTGTTGTTGGGACAAATTCACCAGTCTCGAAAAGCAGAAAATGACTTGCTTAGAGAAGAAGAAGTTTTAAGGGTAGCTAAAATGGCTTTGCAAACAAAGCAAAGTCATCTGACAATGAATGGTATTAAAGTGCGTGTTGAAACAAGTCAACAAGGTATTCAGATTTATCATGGAAGGGAACTAATTCTTGATGTTCAAGGCAAATAAAGTGAAAGCTTTTACCCTTTTAGAGGCTCTGGTTGCCCTCTTTGTCATTAGTGGAAGTGTGTTGCTGTTTCAATCTATGACGCGCCTTCTAGCTTCTGAAGTCCAAGCTCGTCAACACAGTGAACAACGAGAATGGCTTTTGTTTGCAGATCAACTAGAAGCAGAGTTGGCTCGTTCTTCATTTGAAAAGGTGGAGAATAATCGTTTATATATGAAACAGGACGGCAAGGTGATTGCATTTGGAAAGTCAAGTGGACAGGATTTCAGAAAAACTAATGCGAATGGGAAAGGTTACCAGCCGATGGTTTATGATGTGGAAAAAGCAGAAATCTCACAGAAAAATGAGCTGATTCATATCAGAATGACGTTTAAGCGAGGATTGGAAAGGGAGTTCGTCTATTGTGTGGAAACAAAGAGTTAAAGCAGGTATTATGCTCTATGCCCTTTTTATAACAGCTGTCTTTAGCTTGCTTTTGCAATTTTACCTTCATCGGCAAACTGCTAATCACAGGAATTTTGCTTTGAACAAAGAAGGAACACAGGCTTATACAATGGCTCTTCTAGCAAATAAAAATTCTAAGCAAAGAGAATTTGATAAAGGGCATGTCCAAGACCAAAAGAGTGAGAAAGAGCTCATCCTGACCGTAACAATGAAGACTGGTCGCCGTTATCAATTTTCTTTTCCGCTTGAGAAGACCAGCCAAAACAATGACAAACTAGACAAATAAGCGAGAATAGAACTGTATGTAAGTAACTGAGGATTCGCTCGCAAAAAGAGCTGAATTTTGGTATGATAGGGAGCGGAGGATGCTATGAATTTTGAAAAAATTGAACAGACCTATATGCTCTTGTTAGAAAATGTCCAAGAAATCCAAAATGATCTTTTAACGAGCTTTTATGATGCTTTGATAGAGCAAAATGGCAGCTATCTGGACGGGGATATTGAACTAGATAGTGTTCGGCAGAATAATGAAAAACTGAAAGCGTTGAAATTAAGTAAAGAGGAATGGCGCCGAGCCTACCAATTTTTGCTGATGAAAGCAGCTCAAACAGAGCCTTTGCAAGCCAATCATCAATTTACTCCAGATTCTATCGGGTTTATCTTAACTTTTCTCATTGACCAATTGAGTAAAAAAGAACACATTGATATTTTGGAAATTGGTAGCGGAATGGGGAATTTAGCTGAGACGATTCTCAATAATACACAAAAAAATGTGGATTATCTAGGACTGGAATTGGACGATCTGCTAATTGATATATCAGCCAGTATCGCAGATGTGATGGATGCAAAAGTTAGTTTTGTGCAAGGTGATGCAGTGCGTCCGCAAGTATTGAAAGAAAGCGATGTGATTATCAGTGATTTACCAGTTGGCTTTTATCCTGATGATAACATTGCGACGCGCTATGAAGTGGCTAGTAGACAGGAGCATACTTATGCTCATCATTTGTTAATGGAACAATCGCTCAAGTATCTCAAATCAGGCGGTTATGCTATTTTCCTTGCACCAAATGATTTATTGACTAGTTCGCAAAGTGATTTGCTGAAAACTTGGCTGCAAAAGCATGCCCAGATAGTTGCGATGATTGCATTGCCAGAAGCACTTTTTGGAAATGCCGCTTATGCCAAGACAATTTTTGTGCTGCAAAAGCAAGAAGAACAAGCTGTTCAACTGTTTGTTTATGCTTTGTCTGATTTGCGAGATCAGGACGATTTATTGGAATTTAGCGAAAAGTTTCAAAATTGGAGCAGAGAAAGTGAAATTTAAACAAGTTTTTGATATAATAAATGAAAACGCTTAAAAGAGGTAATTTATGTCAAAAACAATTTCAATCAATGCTGGAAGTTCAAGTCTAAAATGGCAATTATACGAAATGCCAGCTGAAAAGGTTATTGCCAAAGGGCTGATTGAACGGATTGGTCTCAAGGACTCCATTTCAACAGTAAAATTTGATAGTCGTGCAGAAAAGCAAATTTTAGATATTGATGATCATACGCAAGCTGTAAAAATTTTGTTAGATGACTTGATGCGCTTTGGTATTATCAAATCCTATGAAGAAATCACAGGTGTTGGACATCGTGTCGTTGCAGGTGGTGAATACTTTAAAGAATCTGCACTTGTTGATAGCGAAGAAGTGATTCAAAAAGTAGAAGAATTAGCGCTTCTTGCACCACTTCATAACAAAGCAAATGCAGCAGGAATTCGTGCCTTTAAAGAATTGTTGCCAGACATTACAAGTGTCGTTGTGTTTGATACGTCTTTCCATACAACAATGCCAGAAAAAGCCTATCGTTATCCATTACCGACTAAGTACTATACGGAGAACAAGGTTCGCAAATATGGCGCTCATGGTACAAGTCATCAGTATGTTGCCAAGGAAGCCGCCAAAACGCTTGGTAAGCCACTTGAAGAGTTGAAGCTAATTACTTGTCATATTGGGAATGGCGCTTCTATTACAGCGGTTGATAAAGGAATTTCTGTAGATACTTCAATGGGCTTTACTCCGCTAGGTGGCGTGATGATGGGAACTCGCACAGGGGATATTGACCCGGCTATCATTCCTTATTTGATAGAGCATACAGAAGATTTTAATACACCAGAAGACATCAATTATATTTTAAACAAACAGTCTGGGCTTCTAGGAGTATCTGAAACATCAAGTGATATGCGCGACATTATTGCAGGAATGCATGAAGGCAATCATAATTGTAAACTGGCTTTTGACATTTTTGTTGATCGCATTCAAAAACATATCGGTCAATATTTTGCTGTTTTAAATGGTGCGGATGCGATTATTTTCACAGCTGGCATTGGAGAAAATTCTGATGAGGTGCGCGAAGCTGTTATTTCAGGTCTATCTTGGTTTGGTTGCGATATTTTACCGGAAAAAAATGTACGTGGAGCTGAAGGGATCATCTCAAGTGATGCTGCTAAGGTGAAAGTGCTTGTCATTCCTACAGATGAAGAATTAGTTATTGCACGTGATGTTGAGCGATTCAAAAACCAAAAATAAAACTTGGAATTTACAAGTCATAATATTTAAGAAGAGAAGCTGAGACAGACAACCATGAGTGCGCAGCAATCATGGTTGTCTGTCTCACTCTCTTTCATTTTTAGTTTGAAAAAAGATTGTTGAAGTGATCGCCTAATGTCCCTGAAATATAATATGTGAATAAAGATGTCCAAACCAACCTTTCTAGTGGAGAAATAAATTCTTTCAAAGTCTATTGAGTTTTTTCACACCTTTTATTTGAACTATACCAATTTCATTGTTGACAAATTCACAATAAAATTATATACTGATTTCGCTTGTTTTGGATAGCTATGATTAGACTATACCAATTTATGAAACGAAGGAGGAGATAGCAGACTTCTGAAAGTTGTTTGCTATAAATAATAGTATGTGTGGAATCGTTGGAGTTGTTGGAAATCGAAATGCAACAGATATTTTAATGCAAGGTCTAGAAAAATTAGAATACCGGGGTTATGATTCGGCTGGGATTTTTGTGACCAATGGGAAAACATCTAGTTTGGTGAAATCAGTTGGTCGCATAGCTGATCTTCGTGCAAAAATCGGGATTGACGTGGCTGGAACTGCTGGTATTGGCCATACACGTTGGGCAACGCATGGAAAACCAAGCGAAAGCAATGCGCATCCGCATACTTCTCAAACGGGACGCTTTGTTTTGGTGCATAATGGTGTGATTGAAAATTACCTAGACATCAAGAACACTTATCTTGCTGGACATGATTTGAAAGGTCAAACGGATACAGAAATTGCGGTTCACTTGATTGGAAAATTCGTTGAGGAAGAGAATTTATCAGTTCTTGAAGCATTCAAAAAAGCTCTTCATATTATTGAAGGCTCTTATGCCTTTGCTTTGATGGATGCTGAAGATGCAGATACAGTTTATGTTGCCAAAAATAAATCCCCTCTTTTGGTTGGCTTAGGAGAAGGCTACAATATGGTCTGCTCGGATGCTATGGCAATGATCCGTGAAACAAGTGAATTTATGGAAATTCACGACAAAGAATTGGTTATTGTGACAAAAGATAGTGTTCACGTGCAAGATTATGATGGTAATCCTATTGAACGTGAAAGCTACACAGCAGAGCTTGATTTGTCAGACATTGGTAAAGGCACTTATCCTTACTACATGTTGAAGGAAATTGATGAGCAGCCAACTGTGATGCGCAAACTCATTCAAGCTTACACCGATGAAAATGATCAAGTTTCAGTAGATCCAGCCATTATCAAAGCTGTTCAAGAAGCGGACCGTTTGTATATTCTTGCGGCTGGGACATCTTACCATGCTGGTTTTGCGACCAAGCGCATGCTAGAAGAATTGACAGATACACCAGTTGAACTAGGCATTTCTTCTGAATGGGGCTACAGATGGCCATTGCTTAGCAAGAAACCAATGTTTATCTTGATTAGCCAATCTGGCGAAACAGCCGATAGCCGTCAGGTTTTGGTCAAAGCCAATGCTATGGGGATTCCAAGTTTGACGGTGACCAATGTACCGGGTTCAACTTTGTCTCGTGAAGCGACTCACACGATGTTGCTTCATGCAGGACCAGAGATTGCAGTTGCTTCTACAAAAGCTTACACAGCACAAATTGCGACTCTAGCATTCCTTGCGAAAGCAGTTGGAGATGCCAATGGCAATGAAAAAGCGAAGCAGTTTGATTTAGTGCATGAATTATCCATTGTGGCGCAAGCCATTGAGGCTACGCTATCTGAAAAAGACAGTATTGACGAAAAAGTGCGTGATCTGCTCGCTACAACACGCAATGCTTTCTATATTGGTCGAGGGCAAGACTATTATGTTGCTATGGAAGCCAGCTTGAAATTAAAAGAAATTTCCTATATTCAGTGTGAAGGATTTGCTGCGGGAGAGTTAAAACATGGAACGATTTCCTTGATTGAAGACGGTACGCCAGTAATCGCCTTAATTTCGTCCGATGAGCAATTGGCCAGTCATACTCGTGGGAATGTATCAGAAGTGGTGGCGCGTGGTGCAAATGTTTTGACCGTTGTAGAAGAAAATGTAGCAAAAGAAGGAGACGATATTGTTTTAATGTCTGTTCATCCATATTTATCACCAATTTCTATGGTCGTGCCAACACAGTTGATTGCTTATTTTGCAACTTTGTATCGTGGACTTGACGTAGATAAACCACGAAACCTTGCTAAATCTGTTACAGTAGAATAAAAAGAAGAATCATCGAGTAAAGTACTTGGTGATTTTTTGTAGCATTGACATAAAATGGAAGTATGATTTTTAAAAATTATGTAAAATATAAAAATTTAAACTAGAAAGACTAATATTAAAGCAATTTTAAAAAAGAAAAACGCAAAAATTATGTAAATTTTTTCTAAAAATCTATTGACTTTTTTATTTTTATAGTATATAATTACATCTGTAAACGGAAAGGAATAAAATCCGTTACACTCATCCAAACAAGATGAAATTCTTAGCTGTGTTCAGTTAAAAGGATTTCATCTCTATTTTGGGAGAGGATTAAAATTATGTAAAATATTAACTGCCTTTTATATAAATCCAACAGATAGAGTTGCTCACTTTGTCTTATATTTTAAGCAGTTGCAAAAATTATGTAAAATAACAAGTGAGGTACAGATATGAACAACAACTACAACAACTTTGATAACATGGATGATCTTTTCAACCAATTGATGGGAAGAATGGGCGGTTTTAATAGTGAAAATCGACGTTATCTCATCAATGGACGTGAAGTAACACCAGAAGAATTTGCACAATACCGAGCAACGGGAAAACTGCCGAAACAAGCGGTAGAGGGTCAAAACCCGCAAATGCAAGGGCAAGCAGGTGCTCCAAAACAAGGCGGCATTTTAGCAAAATTAGGTCGCAATTTGACAGAAGAAGCGCGCCAAGATATGCTAGATCCTGTTATTGGACGCAATAAGGAAATTCAAGAAACAGCTGAAATCCTTTCTCGTCGGACGAAGAATAATCCAGTGCTAGTCGGAGATGCTGGGGTTGGTAAGACCGCAGTTGTTGAAGGTTTGGCACAAGCGATTGTCAATGGCGATGTCCCAGCTGCTATTAAAAATAAGGAAATTATTTCTGTAGATATTTCGGGCTTGGAAGCAGGTACACAGTATCGTGGTAGCTTTGAGGAAAACATTCAAAATTTGGTGTCTGAAGTGAAAGAAGCGGGTAATGTTATTCTCTTTTTTGATGAAATTCATCAAATCCTCGGTGCCGGAAGTACAGGTGGAGACAGTGGCTCTAAAGGTTTGGCGGATATTTTGAAACCGGCTCTTTCTCGCGGGGATTTAACGGTGATTGGTGCAACGACACAGGATGAATACCGCAATACCATTTTGAAAAATGCAGCTTTGGCTCGTCGTTTCAATGAAGTAAAGGTAAATGCTCCGTCTGCAGAAGATACTTATAAGATTTTGCAAGGAATTCGTGATTTGTACGAAAAACACCACAATGTTATCTTGCCAGATGAAGTGTTAAAAGCGGCCGTGGACTATTCGATTCAGTATATTCCGCAACGCAGCTTGCCAGATAAAGCGATTGACCTAGTGGATGTGACAGCGGCTCATTTAGCAGCTCAACATCCTGTTACAGATGTGCATACAGTGGAACGTGAAATTGCAGAGCAAAAGAAAAAGCAAGAAGCTGCGGTTGAAAAAGAAGACTTTGAAACTGCTTTGAATGCCAAGATGCGTATTGAAGAGCTAGAAAAAAAGATTGAAAATCATACGGAAGACATGAAAGTGACTGCAACTGTCAATGATGTAGCCGAATCTGTAGAACGTATGACGGGTATTCCTGTTTCCCAAATGGGGACTAGTGATATTGAACGGTTGAAAGAGATGAATGCGCGATTGAAGACAAAAGTCATTGGACAAAACGAAGCAGTTGAAGCAGTGGCGCGCGCTATTCGTCGGAATCGTGCAGGTTTTGATGAAGGAAATCGTCCGATTGGTAGCTTCCTCTTTGTCGGCCCAACTGGTGTTGGAAAAACAGAGCTAGCGAAGCAATTAGCGCTTGATATGTTTGGTACTAAAGAAGCCATTATCCGTTTGGACATGTCTGAATACTCTGACCGCACGGCTGTGTCGAAGTTGATTGGTACAACAGCTGGTTATGTCGGCTATGATGACAATAGCAATACCTTGACAGAACGTGTTCGTCGGAATCCTTACTCTATCATCTTGCTGGACGAAATTGAAAAAGCCGATCCGCAAGTCATCACGCTGTTACTGCAAGTTTTAGATGATGGACGTCTGACAGATGGACAAGGAAATACTGTCAACTTTAAGAATACGGTTATTATTGCTACATCAAATGCTGGATTTGGGTATGAAAGCTTTACTGGTGATGAGGAAAAGGATATGAAAATTATGGATAGATTGAAACCATACTTCCGCCCAGAATTCTTGAATCGCTTCAATGCAGTCATTGAATTCTCTCATCTTGGTAAAGAGGATTTAGCTGAAATCGTCGACTTGATGTTGGATGAAGTCAACCAAACACTTGCCAAGAAAGACATCACGTTAACAGTAACAGATGCAGTCAAACATTATCTAGCAGAAGAGGGGTATGATGAAGTCATGGGTGTTCGTCCGCTTCGTCGTGTGATTGAGCAACAAATTCGTGATAAAGTAACCGACTTCCATTTGGATCATTTAGATGCGAAACATCTTCTTGCAGATTTGAAAGATGATGAATTAGTTATCGAAGAAGCGAAAGAGCATCAAACTAAAAAATAAACAGAAGAGTAACGCCGGAGCGGATTTCCGGCGTTTTTAAGTGTGCTTAATTTTCAGGTCCAAGAGTGAACAGTTGCTTGTGTAATTCTTGGTCTTTTTGTTACCGCTTACATCTTTTATAATAGACTTAGAAAGAACAAATAAAATAGAAAAAAGGAGAGTTAAAATGAACATCATTTTAAACATTCTGAACTGGTTCTCGCAAAATATTTTGCAGAATCCAGCCTTCTTTGTAGGTCTTTTGGTTCTCATTGGCTATGCGTTATTGAAAAAACCAGCGCATGATGTCTATGCTGGTTTCATCAAAGCGACAGTTGGTTATATGCTGTTGAACGTTGGGGCTGGAGGTTTGGTAACAACTTTCCGTCCGATTTTAGCGGCTCTGAACTTTAAGTTTAAGATTGGTGCAGCGGTAATTGACCCTTACTTTGGATTGACAGCGGCAAATACAAAGATTGCAGAAGAATTTCCAAACTTTGTCGGAGCAGCAACAACAGCACTCTTGATTGGTTTTGGTGTCAACATCCTGCTCGTTGCTCTTCGGAAAATTACGAAAGTACGGACGCTGTTCATTACAGGTCATATCATGGTTCAACAAGCAGCGACCGTTTCATTGATGGTTCTTCTCCTTGTTCCTCAATTGCGTAATAGCTGGGGCGTGCTGGCAATCGGTGTCATCTGTGGACTTTACTGGGCAGTCAGCTCTAATATGACAGTAGAAGCAACACAACGTTTAACTGGTGGCGGTGGTTTTGCGATTGGTCACCAACAACAATTTGCGATTTGGTTTGTGGATAAAGTTGCAGGCAAATTTGGCAAGAAAGAAGAAAATCTTGACAATTTGAAGTTGCCAAAATTCTTGTCTATTTTCCATGATACAGTGGTTGCTTCGGCGACGTTGATGTTGGTTTTCTTTGGAGCTATTCTCTTAATTTTGGGTCCGGATATCATGTCCAATGCAAAAGTCATTACATCAGGTACAGTTTACAACCCTGCTAAGCAAGATTTTTACATGTATATCATTCAAACAGCCTTTACTTTCTCAGTTTATCTCTTTGTCTTGATGCAAGGAGTGCGGATGTTTGTAGCAGAATTGACGAATGCCTTCCAAGGTATCTCTAACAAATTGCTTCCTGGTTCATTCCCAGCTGTGGACGTTGCAGCTTCTTATGGTTTTGGTTCACCAAATGCGGTGCTTTCAGGATTTGCTTTTGGCTTAATTGGTCAATTGATTACCATTATGCTCTTAATTATCTTTAAGAATCCAATTCTCATTATCACTGGTTTCGTTCCAGTATTCTTTGATAATGCAGCGATTGCAGTTTATGCGGATAAGCGTGGTGGCTGGAAAGCGGCGGCTATCCTGTCCTTTATTTCAGGTGTATTGCAAGTAGCGCTTGGCGCTCTCTGTGTGGCACTTCTCGGTCTGGCTTCTTACGGTGGTTACCATGGAAATATTGACTTTGAATTCCCTTGGCTTGGTTTTGGTTATCTTTTCAAATATCTTGGCATTGTAGGTTACATTCTTGTTTGTGTATTCTTGCTGATTATTCCGCAACTACAATTTGCCAAAGCAAAAGACAAGGAAGCCTACTATCGTGGTGATGTTCAAGCAGAAGAATAAAAATAGATTTAAATATTGGAGGAAAATAATATGGTTAAGGTATTAACAGCGTGCGGAAATGGCATGGGCTCATCTATGGTGATTAAGATGAAAGTAGAAAATGCTCTGCGAAAATTAGGACAAACAGATTTTACCGTCAATTCTTGCAGTGTTGGAGAAGCAAAAAGCCTTGCTTCTGGTTATGATATTGTCATTGCTTCTCTTCATTTGATTCATGAATTAGACGGACGGACAAATGGTAAATTGATTGGTCTGGATAATCTGATGGATGACAAAGAAATTACTGAAAAATTGTCTCAGGTACTAGAGTGATGAGGACGACTGACCTTGTCATAAGATTGATACAATAGGAAAGGATGAGGGGCTTAGAGCAAACGCTCTAGCCTCATTCACTTAACAAGAATAGAACTTGGACGAAAATGTTAGAACGGATAGGAAGCGGTAGTTTCTTTAGAAAAGGACTTTTTCTTATTCTTATAACTGATGAAAGGAAAC
This Streptococcus anginosus DNA region includes the following protein-coding sequences:
- the comGE gene encoding competence type IV pilus minor pilin ComGE, with protein sequence MGNLRKQRVRGTILLEALLALAVFATIVTLLLGQIHQSRKAENDLLREEEVLRVAKMALQTKQSHLTMNGIKVRVETSQQGIQIYHGRELILDVQGK
- the comGF gene encoding competence type IV pilus minor pilin ComGF, producing the protein MFKANKVKAFTLLEALVALFVISGSVLLFQSMTRLLASEVQARQHSEQREWLLFADQLEAELARSSFEKVENNRLYMKQDGKVIAFGKSSGQDFRKTNANGKGYQPMVYDVEKAEISQKNELIHIRMTFKRGLEREFVYCVETKS
- the comGG gene encoding competence type IV pilus minor pilin ComGG, with the translated sequence MWKQRVKAGIMLYALFITAVFSLLLQFYLHRQTANHRNFALNKEGTQAYTMALLANKNSKQREFDKGHVQDQKSEKELILTVTMKTGRRYQFSFPLEKTSQNNDKLDK
- a CDS encoding class I SAM-dependent methyltransferase; its protein translation is MNFEKIEQTYMLLLENVQEIQNDLLTSFYDALIEQNGSYLDGDIELDSVRQNNEKLKALKLSKEEWRRAYQFLLMKAAQTEPLQANHQFTPDSIGFILTFLIDQLSKKEHIDILEIGSGMGNLAETILNNTQKNVDYLGLELDDLLIDISASIADVMDAKVSFVQGDAVRPQVLKESDVIISDLPVGFYPDDNIATRYEVASRQEHTYAHHLLMEQSLKYLKSGGYAIFLAPNDLLTSSQSDLLKTWLQKHAQIVAMIALPEALFGNAAYAKTIFVLQKQEEQAVQLFVYALSDLRDQDDLLEFSEKFQNWSRESEI
- a CDS encoding acetate kinase, with translation MSKTISINAGSSSLKWQLYEMPAEKVIAKGLIERIGLKDSISTVKFDSRAEKQILDIDDHTQAVKILLDDLMRFGIIKSYEEITGVGHRVVAGGEYFKESALVDSEEVIQKVEELALLAPLHNKANAAGIRAFKELLPDITSVVVFDTSFHTTMPEKAYRYPLPTKYYTENKVRKYGAHGTSHQYVAKEAAKTLGKPLEELKLITCHIGNGASITAVDKGISVDTSMGFTPLGGVMMGTRTGDIDPAIIPYLIEHTEDFNTPEDINYILNKQSGLLGVSETSSDMRDIIAGMHEGNHNCKLAFDIFVDRIQKHIGQYFAVLNGADAIIFTAGIGENSDEVREAVISGLSWFGCDILPEKNVRGAEGIISSDAAKVKVLVIPTDEELVIARDVERFKNQK
- the glmS gene encoding glutamine--fructose-6-phosphate transaminase (isomerizing) translates to MCGIVGVVGNRNATDILMQGLEKLEYRGYDSAGIFVTNGKTSSLVKSVGRIADLRAKIGIDVAGTAGIGHTRWATHGKPSESNAHPHTSQTGRFVLVHNGVIENYLDIKNTYLAGHDLKGQTDTEIAVHLIGKFVEEENLSVLEAFKKALHIIEGSYAFALMDAEDADTVYVAKNKSPLLVGLGEGYNMVCSDAMAMIRETSEFMEIHDKELVIVTKDSVHVQDYDGNPIERESYTAELDLSDIGKGTYPYYMLKEIDEQPTVMRKLIQAYTDENDQVSVDPAIIKAVQEADRLYILAAGTSYHAGFATKRMLEELTDTPVELGISSEWGYRWPLLSKKPMFILISQSGETADSRQVLVKANAMGIPSLTVTNVPGSTLSREATHTMLLHAGPEIAVASTKAYTAQIATLAFLAKAVGDANGNEKAKQFDLVHELSIVAQAIEATLSEKDSIDEKVRDLLATTRNAFYIGRGQDYYVAMEASLKLKEISYIQCEGFAAGELKHGTISLIEDGTPVIALISSDEQLASHTRGNVSEVVARGANVLTVVEENVAKEGDDIVLMSVHPYLSPISMVVPTQLIAYFATLYRGLDVDKPRNLAKSVTVE
- a CDS encoding ATP-dependent Clp protease ATP-binding subunit — protein: MNNNYNNFDNMDDLFNQLMGRMGGFNSENRRYLINGREVTPEEFAQYRATGKLPKQAVEGQNPQMQGQAGAPKQGGILAKLGRNLTEEARQDMLDPVIGRNKEIQETAEILSRRTKNNPVLVGDAGVGKTAVVEGLAQAIVNGDVPAAIKNKEIISVDISGLEAGTQYRGSFEENIQNLVSEVKEAGNVILFFDEIHQILGAGSTGGDSGSKGLADILKPALSRGDLTVIGATTQDEYRNTILKNAALARRFNEVKVNAPSAEDTYKILQGIRDLYEKHHNVILPDEVLKAAVDYSIQYIPQRSLPDKAIDLVDVTAAHLAAQHPVTDVHTVEREIAEQKKKQEAAVEKEDFETALNAKMRIEELEKKIENHTEDMKVTATVNDVAESVERMTGIPVSQMGTSDIERLKEMNARLKTKVIGQNEAVEAVARAIRRNRAGFDEGNRPIGSFLFVGPTGVGKTELAKQLALDMFGTKEAIIRLDMSEYSDRTAVSKLIGTTAGYVGYDDNSNTLTERVRRNPYSIILLDEIEKADPQVITLLLQVLDDGRLTDGQGNTVNFKNTVIIATSNAGFGYESFTGDEEKDMKIMDRLKPYFRPEFLNRFNAVIEFSHLGKEDLAEIVDLMLDEVNQTLAKKDITLTVTDAVKHYLAEEGYDEVMGVRPLRRVIEQQIRDKVTDFHLDHLDAKHLLADLKDDELVIEEAKEHQTKK
- a CDS encoding PTS ascorbate transporter subunit IIC, whose amino-acid sequence is MNIILNILNWFSQNILQNPAFFVGLLVLIGYALLKKPAHDVYAGFIKATVGYMLLNVGAGGLVTTFRPILAALNFKFKIGAAVIDPYFGLTAANTKIAEEFPNFVGAATTALLIGFGVNILLVALRKITKVRTLFITGHIMVQQAATVSLMVLLLVPQLRNSWGVLAIGVICGLYWAVSSNMTVEATQRLTGGGGFAIGHQQQFAIWFVDKVAGKFGKKEENLDNLKLPKFLSIFHDTVVASATLMLVFFGAILLILGPDIMSNAKVITSGTVYNPAKQDFYMYIIQTAFTFSVYLFVLMQGVRMFVAELTNAFQGISNKLLPGSFPAVDVAASYGFGSPNAVLSGFAFGLIGQLITIMLLIIFKNPILIITGFVPVFFDNAAIAVYADKRGGWKAAAILSFISGVLQVALGALCVALLGLASYGGYHGNIDFEFPWLGFGYLFKYLGIVGYILVCVFLLIIPQLQFAKAKDKEAYYRGDVQAEE
- a CDS encoding PTS sugar transporter subunit IIB — its product is MVKVLTACGNGMGSSMVIKMKVENALRKLGQTDFTVNSCSVGEAKSLASGYDIVIASLHLIHELDGRTNGKLIGLDNLMDDKEITEKLSQVLE